One segment of Thermococcus profundus DNA contains the following:
- a CDS encoding MFS transporter yields the protein MDLIRKFKLLMALISTGFLGNLLVIYFLSRGFSYAQIGLETSIGVLGAFLFEVPTGVVGDKISRKLSVLMGFSIHALGSVILLFLRNFPMLLLYALISSLGASFVSGSFEAWLFDDLKHIGREKEYRKVMRDAKSITIPLSATALIIGGFLAQFYGFILPIILSLVVELSAIVLILSIPEYEFKKTERDYLGHTLSSLRELFQPRLFWLILLSIVVSMQANQFRKFFEPYLGDILARSLGTTLMGTLGLLGVVEVTVRTVPRLVGVRLRDSWSRKAYSLAPILIPVFTVLSVVYPNPLWIVTLGIVLTILTAAFSFNLSVEFQHRIPSEKRATLLSLDRMIAGLMMALFYAVYGFAVDKLGLAEARLMFAVILLVVGASFKVGEVLGFLGEHLRLSHLEGSGN from the coding sequence ATGGATCTAATCAGGAAGTTCAAGCTCCTGATGGCCCTGATAAGCACGGGCTTCCTTGGGAACCTGCTCGTTATCTACTTCCTCTCCAGGGGCTTCAGCTACGCCCAGATAGGCCTTGAGACCTCTATAGGTGTCCTTGGGGCTTTCCTCTTTGAGGTTCCAACTGGAGTCGTGGGCGACAAAATCAGCAGAAAGCTGAGCGTCCTCATGGGATTTAGTATTCACGCCCTCGGGAGTGTTATTCTCCTCTTCCTCCGCAACTTTCCCATGCTCCTGCTCTACGCCCTCATCTCCTCCCTCGGTGCCTCATTCGTCAGCGGAAGCTTTGAGGCGTGGCTCTTCGACGACCTGAAGCACATCGGGAGGGAGAAGGAATACAGAAAAGTCATGAGGGACGCTAAAAGCATAACCATTCCGCTCTCAGCAACAGCGCTGATAATCGGAGGCTTTCTGGCGCAGTTCTACGGCTTCATCCTTCCCATAATCCTGAGCCTCGTCGTTGAGCTTTCGGCGATAGTCCTTATACTCTCAATTCCTGAGTACGAGTTCAAGAAAACTGAGAGAGACTATCTGGGCCACACATTGTCCTCTTTAAGGGAGCTCTTCCAGCCGAGGCTCTTCTGGTTGATCCTCCTCTCCATAGTCGTGAGCATGCAGGCCAACCAGTTCAGAAAGTTCTTTGAGCCCTACCTTGGAGATATACTAGCAAGAAGCCTCGGAACAACCCTCATGGGCACTCTAGGACTCCTTGGTGTTGTCGAGGTCACGGTTAGGACGGTTCCGAGGCTGGTCGGAGTCCGCCTCCGCGACTCCTGGAGCAGAAAAGCCTACTCCCTCGCCCCCATCCTGATTCCAGTGTTCACGGTTCTCTCCGTGGTCTACCCCAACCCCCTCTGGATAGTCACCCTTGGGATAGTCCTCACAATCCTAACGGCGGCATTCAGCTTCAACCTCAGCGTGGAGTTCCAGCACAGGATACCAAGCGAGAAGAGGGCCACCCTGCTCTCCCTTGACAGGATGATCGCGGGATTGATGATGGCCCTTTTCTATGCCGTTTATGGCTTCGCTGTGGACAAACTGGGCCTGGCTGAGGCGAGGCTAATGTTTGCCGTGATTCTGCTGGTAGTTGGGGCAAGTTTCAAGGTCGGGGAAGTTCTGGGATTCCTTGGGGAACACCTGAGGTTGAGCCACCTTGAGGGAAGCGGGAACTGA
- a CDS encoding CPBP family intramembrane glutamic endopeptidase encodes MNPLIVFILAFLLFVTKGLYTKPLVKAFQRKFGEIAGYWLFTSLFTVFLAIFVTLLCPGIYFVRWDFPLKDFLPFFSLALLSSIPAIPEFRDFFHPKSEEERKELELVKSLTFAQAAVIQVISAALPEELTYRYVFLGLLSLWNPLAGLVGISIFFGISHKFSHPTRRWSTLLFNILIGFVLGWAYLYTGSLLLVMGIHWLGNMLPWAYVKYESARKVILGTAALFAVLLPVIFRNELIKAADYLSGVYSTGGLLWGTFVGFSMLGIVYAELSMLKRRGSKA; translated from the coding sequence ATGAACCCACTGATTGTATTCATCCTAGCGTTTCTCCTCTTCGTAACAAAGGGTTTGTATACCAAGCCCCTTGTAAAGGCGTTTCAAAGAAAATTTGGGGAGATAGCCGGCTACTGGCTCTTCACATCACTCTTCACGGTTTTCCTTGCGATCTTTGTGACCCTCCTCTGTCCAGGGATTTACTTCGTCCGCTGGGATTTCCCCCTAAAGGATTTTCTGCCCTTCTTCTCGCTGGCACTTTTGAGCTCCATCCCAGCCATCCCAGAATTCCGGGATTTTTTTCACCCTAAAAGCGAGGAAGAAAGGAAAGAGCTGGAGCTCGTGAAAAGCCTTACCTTCGCTCAGGCAGCCGTTATCCAGGTTATAAGCGCCGCTCTGCCTGAGGAGTTGACCTACCGCTACGTTTTCCTAGGTCTTCTATCGCTCTGGAATCCGTTGGCTGGCCTCGTTGGGATTTCCATCTTCTTCGGAATCTCTCACAAGTTCTCGCATCCCACCAGACGCTGGAGTACGCTCCTCTTCAACATCCTCATCGGGTTTGTCCTCGGCTGGGCCTACCTCTACACTGGCAGTCTCCTTCTGGTGATGGGGATTCACTGGCTTGGGAATATGCTCCCCTGGGCATATGTAAAGTATGAAAGCGCCAGAAAGGTGATCCTGGGAACTGCGGCTCTCTTTGCAGTCTTGCTCCCAGTGATCTTCAGGAACGAGCTAATTAAGGCCGCTGATTATCTCAGCGGCGTATACTCCACCGGCGGTCTGCTCTGGGGAACTTTTGTGGGATTCTCCATGCTGGGGATCGTTTACGCTGAACTTTCAATGCTGAAAAGGAGGGGAAGCAAGGCATGA
- a CDS encoding nucleotidyltransferase domain-containing protein, with protein sequence MIPQKHLKVLRRIYERLSKSDVTWAVTGSLGFALQGIPVEPHDIDIQTDREGAYEIERLFSEFVIEPVKFKESERIRSHFGALMIDGIKVEIMGDIQKRVNDEWEEPVDVNRYRRFVEVEGMKIPVLDLEYEYQAYLKLGRIEKAEMLRRFLAERKSGRDSLF encoded by the coding sequence ATGATTCCTCAGAAACATCTCAAAGTCCTCCGAAGGATCTATGAAAGGCTGAGCAAAAGCGACGTCACCTGGGCGGTTACCGGTAGCCTCGGCTTTGCCCTCCAAGGTATCCCTGTTGAGCCCCATGATATTGATATCCAAACGGACAGAGAGGGAGCTTATGAAATCGAACGCCTCTTTTCTGAGTTTGTAATCGAACCTGTCAAATTTAAGGAGAGCGAGAGAATCCGCTCGCACTTTGGGGCTCTGATGATCGATGGGATCAAAGTCGAAATAATGGGCGACATTCAGAAGAGGGTCAACGATGAGTGGGAGGAGCCTGTGGACGTAAACAGGTACAGGCGCTTCGTGGAAGTTGAGGGCATGAAAATACCCGTTCTCGACTTAGAGTACGAGTATCAGGCCTACCTGAAGCTTGGAAGGATCGAGAAGGCAGAGATGCTGAGGAGGTTTTTGGCAGAAAGAAAGTCCGGGAGAGATTCGTTGTTTTAA
- a CDS encoding GNAT family N-acetyltransferase, whose amino-acid sequence MEPKIREAKPEDKPFIEEIARLTWGGEDYLARVFDEWVEDGNFYVLELEGKVIGTVKLTFLPGKVGWLEGLRVHPDYRGRGYGKLLHDFILWKGEELVEEGKIEALEFATYFLNRESIEMARGSGFIVKARFFAAGARVGDFEPEEPTMIEPTMEDLTLGLIPVGWRFVKRSEETLEWIRKNAELYDYNGLRFIGPKDGTTFTPLDPGPAVLRALLPAMAWVAKERDKEQFDLMLLSAIKPVLPGFKRAGIWIWDGSEEPNVLVFRKKLV is encoded by the coding sequence ATGGAACCAAAGATTCGTGAAGCTAAACCCGAGGATAAACCCTTCATTGAGGAGATAGCGAGGCTGACATGGGGCGGGGAGGATTATTTAGCGCGCGTCTTCGATGAGTGGGTTGAAGACGGGAACTTCTACGTGCTTGAACTTGAGGGAAAGGTAATCGGAACCGTCAAGCTGACGTTCCTTCCAGGAAAGGTCGGCTGGCTGGAAGGGCTGAGAGTTCATCCTGATTATCGCGGCAGGGGCTATGGAAAGCTCCTCCATGACTTTATCCTGTGGAAGGGCGAAGAACTTGTGGAAGAGGGAAAGATCGAAGCCCTGGAATTTGCGACTTACTTCCTCAACAGGGAGAGCATAGAGATGGCAAGAGGAAGCGGGTTTATAGTTAAAGCGCGGTTCTTCGCGGCGGGCGCGAGGGTTGGCGATTTTGAACCCGAAGAGCCTACGATGATAGAACCAACGATGGAAGACTTAACGCTGGGCCTCATTCCAGTCGGCTGGCGTTTCGTGAAGCGGAGCGAAGAGACCCTTGAGTGGATACGAAAGAACGCTGAGCTCTATGACTACAACGGCCTCCGCTTCATAGGGCCAAAGGATGGAACAACGTTCACCCCCCTCGACCCGGGCCCTGCTGTCCTGAGGGCTCTCCTGCCGGCGATGGCGTGGGTGGCGAAGGAAAGGGATAAAGAGCAGTTCGACCTTATGTTGCTCAGTGCGATAAAGCCTGTTCTCCCAGGCTTTAAAAGGGCAGGGATTTGGATATGGGACGGTTCAGAGGAGCCGAACGTTCTTGTTTTCAGGAAGAAGCTGGTTTAG
- a CDS encoding ArsR family transcriptional regulator codes for MPDEDLAREVQELREALDALRKSFEIVSQLAQSYLRLLNLYAEYGGLSIDVVIPEIKHDPIAREIVKILFDLRRANVSQIARELKGRRGKASRNTVRAKLEELKKLGVVKEVSSESSKGRVYVLSRDVVKRWLELIGMPIRFEQTNDY; via the coding sequence ATGCCCGATGAAGACTTGGCCAGGGAAGTCCAGGAGCTCAGGGAGGCTCTTGATGCCCTCAGAAAGAGCTTCGAGATAGTCTCCCAGCTGGCCCAGTCTTACCTCAGGCTCCTCAACCTCTATGCCGAATACGGCGGGCTGAGCATAGACGTTGTTATCCCCGAGATAAAGCACGATCCAATAGCCAGGGAAATTGTGAAGATTCTCTTCGATCTCAGGAGAGCCAACGTTAGCCAGATAGCCCGGGAACTTAAGGGGAGGCGCGGAAAGGCTTCACGGAACACTGTAAGGGCGAAGCTTGAGGAGCTGAAAAAACTGGGCGTTGTGAAGGAGGTTTCTTCTGAGAGCTCCAAGGGCCGAGTTTACGTCCTCTCCCGCGACGTGGTCAAGAGGTGGTTAGAGCTGATCGGAATGCCGATTAGGTTTGAGCAGACTAATGATTATTGA
- a CDS encoding CPBP family intramembrane glutamic endopeptidase, translated as MIEYLIALLLWLIVFVSSSLVSFFVARKHKQATGFVIQASFLAFSLILIILLGIPMNSSLSDLPEALLGGFLLSLVLNLVQKRLGVEITPPELPERKVELWFLLLVLAPLGEESLYRELLESYLLGSGAFWGAVVFSAILFALPHWMAFEGNLVGKILTLLGAFLVGLSAGYLFAVTRSLLTAFTFHSAANLAGFVVGTEKGKSDLSGKAQKLLISDHNP; from the coding sequence GTGATTGAGTACCTTATCGCGCTCCTGCTCTGGCTCATCGTTTTCGTCTCATCTTCCCTGGTTTCTTTCTTCGTTGCCCGAAAGCATAAGCAGGCGACAGGATTCGTTATCCAGGCCTCTTTTCTAGCCTTTTCACTTATTTTGATCATTCTCCTCGGGATTCCTATGAATTCAAGCTTATCAGACCTTCCAGAGGCGTTGTTGGGCGGCTTCTTACTCTCGCTGGTGCTTAACTTAGTCCAAAAGCGGCTCGGAGTGGAGATTACCCCGCCGGAGCTTCCCGAGAGAAAAGTTGAGTTGTGGTTTCTTCTCCTCGTCCTCGCTCCCCTTGGGGAGGAGAGCCTTTACAGGGAACTCCTGGAGAGCTACCTTTTAGGCTCTGGGGCGTTCTGGGGTGCGGTCGTTTTTTCAGCGATCCTCTTCGCCCTTCCCCACTGGATGGCCTTCGAGGGAAATCTCGTCGGAAAGATTTTGACCCTCTTGGGAGCATTCCTGGTTGGACTCTCCGCTGGCTACCTCTTTGCAGTAACGCGCTCGCTCCTAACGGCCTTCACCTTCCACTCAGCGGCGAACCTGGCTGGATTTGTTGTGGGAACGGAAAAGGGGAAGTCGGACTTATCTGGGAAAGCACAAAAACTGCTCATCTCTGACCACAATCCCTAA
- a CDS encoding transcriptional regulator yields MRAEKLRKLSTSPLGNPTRLAIALYLLSRERSTFIEIAKALKMTPGNVEFHLKALEKAGIVRTYYGFGKRPRKFVELTEEGIEELEKALKILREVVGGD; encoded by the coding sequence ATGAGGGCGGAAAAGCTTAGAAAACTCTCCACTTCGCCACTCGGCAACCCGACGAGGCTTGCCATAGCCCTCTACCTCCTCTCGAGGGAGAGAAGCACCTTCATAGAGATAGCTAAGGCGCTCAAGATGACGCCGGGGAACGTCGAGTTTCACCTGAAAGCCCTCGAAAAAGCTGGAATTGTAAGGACTTACTACGGCTTCGGGAAGCGACCAAGGAAGTTCGTGGAGCTTACTGAGGAAGGAATTGAAGAGCTTGAGAAGGCCCTTAAAATCCTCCGCGAGGTGGTTGGGGGTGATTGA
- a CDS encoding GNAT family N-acetyltransferase, producing MSMEILRVSRDNLSDFQAMYVEFFKELRGKQGWSAGDEEEYRKEAEEYFNRGDIIFLAFDKAPAGFIRISSRDGSFWIEELYVRPEFRGRGIGRALVERAEKEVLKHDAFLYLLVLPQDKNAIGFWKRMGYTTINTIELVKELKPGEKGFHTVEILGEGFRIFKWRDEKFSDGEIRFMELLEEFYSKGGTKEEFLKLVNRALEGWLKK from the coding sequence ATGAGTATGGAAATCCTCCGCGTTTCTAGAGATAACCTAAGCGATTTTCAGGCTATGTACGTCGAGTTCTTTAAGGAACTCAGGGGAAAGCAGGGATGGAGCGCGGGCGATGAAGAGGAGTACCGGAAGGAAGCCGAGGAATACTTCAATAGAGGGGATATAATCTTCCTCGCATTTGACAAAGCTCCCGCGGGGTTCATCAGGATTTCGAGCAGGGACGGGAGCTTCTGGATCGAGGAACTATACGTTAGGCCGGAATTCCGTGGAAGGGGGATCGGAAGGGCGCTCGTCGAGCGGGCGGAGAAGGAGGTTCTCAAGCACGATGCTTTTCTCTACCTCCTCGTCCTCCCCCAGGACAAGAACGCGATAGGTTTCTGGAAGAGGATGGGCTACACAACGATAAACACGATAGAGCTCGTCAAGGAACTTAAACCTGGAGAGAAGGGGTTCCACACGGTTGAAATCCTTGGAGAAGGCTTCAGGATCTTTAAGTGGAGGGACGAGAAGTTCAGCGATGGGGAGATCCGCTTCATGGAGTTGCTGGAGGAGTTCTACTCGAAGGGCGGAACGAAGGAGGAGTTCCTCAAGCTGGTGAACAGGGCCCTTGAGGGGTGGCTTAAGAAATGA
- a CDS encoding MFS transporter, whose protein sequence is MRWSEIPRDAKAYMIYHTLIAPGLITWTLFPLYLMMTGYSILEVGAFFTVVNIASIPLTYIFGRLFNRWDIKKGLIAIDILDGIAYVMYGLAKGAIAPLMLFGGKLIDKLSTLLYPLYQAYEQVIYPEDKYEEIFAWHLRLPEIATLVSFPIMGYLLGYVYNKPKHYRLTFLFFGLFSVVTVTYLWLFLPSVGKEERISPEGFTFKAGEFKRLIAFETLLALAWGLAPEFILINYVVFVLHKTVFELTLIAVACSLMRITGTYASERVPKGRGFHAIAVGMFLNAFYALVMAFAPPFWLALVVYAIGDFGNALWFPFYRSWLFKLIPKEKTTEFHAAISSYRRVLGLITPLLAGFLASLHPTLPYGASLGGFIAAGLFLLWIAKRK, encoded by the coding sequence ATGCGCTGGAGCGAGATCCCGAGAGATGCCAAGGCCTACATGATCTACCATACTCTAATAGCGCCCGGGCTAATAACCTGGACGCTCTTCCCGCTCTACCTCATGATGACGGGCTATTCGATCCTGGAAGTCGGGGCGTTCTTTACGGTAGTTAACATAGCCTCAATCCCGCTCACCTACATATTCGGCAGGCTCTTCAACCGCTGGGACATCAAAAAGGGCCTGATAGCGATAGACATCCTCGACGGGATAGCCTACGTCATGTACGGCCTTGCAAAAGGAGCGATAGCGCCGCTGATGCTCTTTGGCGGTAAGCTGATCGACAAGCTCTCCACTCTCTTGTATCCTCTCTACCAGGCCTACGAGCAGGTGATCTATCCAGAGGACAAGTACGAGGAGATATTCGCTTGGCATCTAAGGTTGCCCGAGATAGCAACTTTAGTGAGCTTTCCGATAATGGGCTACCTCCTCGGCTATGTTTACAACAAACCGAAGCACTACCGCTTAACCTTCCTCTTCTTCGGCCTATTCTCGGTTGTTACCGTTACTTATCTCTGGCTCTTTCTGCCTTCGGTGGGAAAGGAGGAGAGGATAAGCCCTGAGGGCTTCACTTTCAAGGCTGGGGAGTTCAAGCGTTTGATCGCGTTTGAAACGCTCCTAGCTCTAGCCTGGGGATTGGCTCCTGAGTTCATCCTCATAAACTATGTTGTCTTCGTCCTCCATAAAACGGTCTTCGAGCTAACGCTCATAGCCGTTGCCTGCAGTCTGATGAGAATAACCGGAACTTACGCCAGCGAGAGAGTCCCTAAGGGCAGGGGCTTCCACGCGATAGCCGTAGGAATGTTCCTCAACGCCTTCTACGCCTTGGTGATGGCCTTTGCACCACCCTTCTGGCTGGCATTAGTAGTCTACGCCATCGGGGACTTCGGAAATGCGCTCTGGTTCCCCTTCTACCGCTCGTGGCTCTTCAAGCTCATCCCGAAAGAGAAGACAACCGAGTTCCACGCGGCGATATCGAGCTATCGGAGGGTTCTCGGGCTGATAACACCGCTCCTGGCCGGCTTTCTTGCGAGCCTACATCCAACACTGCCCTACGGCGCTAGCCTTGGTGGATTTATAGCGGCAGGACTTTTCCTCCTGTGGATCGCAAAGAGAAAGTAA
- a CDS encoding ABC transporter ATP-binding protein, which translates to MEGKSSLSLLRRFIGEALSHRKTLAIVVASIVGSALATLAPPYILSIAIDRYILVNNYSRFWVIGLLYLASLVAQWFFATLQTFYIEVFGQKVLRDLRARLHEKVLRSSLNFFKDKSTGDLVSRIVNDTGIVNDVLVSGLLGGLGSLLSLTGIIIAMLLLDVKLTLVTLTSVPLMVLVAYYFGGKMRRAYRETRQKIARISSVVEESVAGIETIRAFGREGEAEREFSKASRETIKAYLRVAVYMGIFWPLMNITSLISVIVVIAYGGYLVHQGAVSVGVVVAFIQYAQRFRGPINNVVSMYDSLQSALAALERIYEVLEDGNVEDYSGRDVERLKGELTFEDVWFEYEDGIPVLKGIDLHIPPATKVAVVGKTGAGKTTMASLIMRFYDPTSGKLRYDGLDGKEISRKSLRKRIGYVPQETYLFPGTIMENILMANPEASEEDVIRVCKGLGVHEFIERLPQGYNTSAGEAGKLLSVGERQLISLARALLKDPDIVILDEALSSVDPKTERLVQDAMLRLMEGRTSIIIAHRLGITRFADKVVVVDDGRIVEEGSPEELLARKGYFYRLYTSQMGRA; encoded by the coding sequence ATGGAAGGTAAGTCGTCCCTCTCGCTCCTCAGGAGGTTCATAGGTGAAGCCCTCTCCCACAGGAAAACCCTCGCGATAGTCGTTGCGAGCATAGTGGGCTCCGCCCTGGCCACGCTCGCTCCCCCGTACATCCTGAGTATAGCGATTGACCGCTACATTTTGGTGAACAACTATTCCCGCTTCTGGGTCATAGGCCTGCTCTACCTTGCCTCTCTCGTGGCTCAGTGGTTCTTCGCGACGCTTCAAACCTTCTACATCGAGGTCTTCGGTCAGAAAGTCCTCCGTGATTTAAGGGCGAGGCTACACGAGAAGGTTCTTCGCTCGAGTCTGAACTTCTTCAAGGACAAATCAACCGGGGACCTCGTGTCGAGGATAGTGAACGACACGGGAATAGTGAACGACGTCCTCGTTTCGGGCCTTCTGGGGGGCCTTGGGAGTCTGCTCAGCCTCACAGGCATAATCATCGCCATGCTCCTCCTCGACGTTAAGCTGACCCTCGTAACGCTAACGAGCGTCCCGCTGATGGTCCTTGTCGCTTATTACTTCGGGGGGAAGATGAGGAGGGCCTACAGGGAGACGAGGCAGAAGATAGCGAGGATCTCAAGCGTCGTGGAAGAAAGCGTCGCGGGTATTGAGACGATAAGAGCCTTCGGCAGGGAGGGTGAAGCAGAAAGGGAGTTTTCCAAGGCCTCAAGGGAGACGATAAAGGCATACCTCCGGGTGGCTGTATACATGGGCATCTTCTGGCCGCTCATGAATATAACAAGCCTGATTTCGGTCATAGTAGTCATAGCCTACGGCGGCTACCTTGTCCACCAGGGCGCGGTTAGCGTCGGCGTTGTGGTTGCCTTCATCCAGTACGCCCAGCGATTCCGCGGGCCCATAAACAACGTCGTAAGCATGTACGACAGCCTACAGTCAGCTCTGGCCGCGCTGGAGAGGATATACGAGGTATTAGAGGATGGAAACGTCGAGGACTACTCGGGAAGGGACGTCGAGAGGTTGAAGGGCGAGCTCACGTTCGAGGACGTCTGGTTCGAGTACGAGGATGGCATCCCTGTTCTCAAGGGGATAGACCTCCACATTCCTCCCGCTACAAAGGTGGCCGTTGTTGGAAAGACTGGCGCTGGAAAAACCACGATGGCGAGCTTAATAATGCGCTTCTACGATCCTACGAGCGGGAAGCTTCGCTACGATGGCCTCGACGGGAAGGAGATAAGCAGGAAGAGCCTGAGGAAGAGAATAGGCTACGTCCCGCAGGAGACCTACCTCTTCCCGGGAACGATAATGGAGAACATCCTCATGGCGAACCCGGAGGCGAGTGAGGAGGACGTGATAAGGGTCTGCAAAGGGCTCGGCGTCCACGAATTCATAGAAAGGCTCCCGCAGGGCTACAACACCTCCGCGGGGGAGGCCGGAAAGCTCCTCTCCGTTGGGGAAAGGCAACTCATATCGCTCGCGAGGGCACTTCTAAAGGATCCCGACATAGTCATCCTCGACGAGGCGCTCTCAAGCGTTGACCCGAAGACCGAAAGGCTGGTGCAGGATGCCATGCTCAGGCTGATGGAGGGAAGGACGAGCATAATAATCGCTCACCGCCTCGGGATAACGCGCTTCGCTGACAAGGTCGTAGTAGTTGATGATGGGAGAATAGTGGAGGAAGGATCTCCGGAGGAACTGCTCGCGAGGAAAGGCTACTTCTACAGGCTCTACACCTCTCAGATGGGAAGGGCGTGA
- a CDS encoding ABC transporter ATP-binding protein: MGDSVRQLKRLLGYLREHKFHFIAGLSLVLLMSYTNGVIPVLIRGAIDGGITTGEYRVAIRYALLVLLVAVLNGAFSFSGRYLLVRAAQHAVYHLRMEAFKAIQRQRMEFFDKTYSGQLISRITNDTERITRFLSFRIRMFVYSVFLIIISLYYMARMNTALTGVALITIALVVALNTTYAKKVRPIYDEVRHQTGVIASVSTGSIAGVKTIKALSVEEEIQGKFQEENEKLYSLNVEATKITALYGNAPFLIMGIAMSAMLYYGGRAIMAQNLTVGELTAFLTYMLTMTWPLRALGFTIGDIQRSLAAASRLFEVIDSAPKHIDPPDAVELTSPRGEIEFRDVYLTYHTGKTVLKGLNLKIRPGERVLITGPPGSGKSTLLKLIARFYEPDKGEVLIDGVDVGKIKTSSLRKIVAYVPQEPFIFNRSIRENIALAKPDASLEEIIRAAKIAKIHDFISSLPEGYDTVVGEKGVTLSGGQRQRIALARALLLEPKIILLDDPVSNLDAKTEESLIGDLRDILKGRTAVIVSQRLSMARLADRVIVMVDGKAVEDGSPEELAKAGGLFSEMLGRGGWNGR; encoded by the coding sequence ATGGGCGACTCGGTGCGGCAACTCAAAAGGCTGCTGGGCTATCTAAGGGAGCACAAGTTTCACTTCATCGCGGGCCTATCCCTGGTCCTCCTGATGTCCTACACCAACGGAGTAATCCCCGTCCTAATAAGGGGGGCGATAGACGGGGGAATAACCACCGGAGAGTACCGCGTAGCTATCCGCTACGCTCTCCTCGTCCTCCTCGTCGCTGTTCTCAACGGGGCATTCAGCTTCAGCGGTCGCTATCTCCTCGTAAGGGCGGCCCAGCACGCTGTCTACCACCTCCGCATGGAGGCATTCAAGGCCATCCAGAGGCAGAGGATGGAGTTCTTCGATAAGACCTACTCGGGCCAGCTCATAAGCAGGATAACCAACGATACCGAGAGGATAACGCGCTTTTTATCGTTCCGCATCAGGATGTTCGTCTACTCAGTCTTCCTCATCATAATCTCGCTCTACTACATGGCAAGAATGAACACTGCCCTTACGGGTGTTGCCCTCATCACGATAGCCCTAGTGGTTGCTTTAAACACCACGTACGCGAAAAAGGTGAGACCTATATACGATGAAGTGAGGCACCAGACCGGAGTCATAGCCTCGGTCTCAACGGGCAGCATAGCGGGGGTTAAGACGATAAAGGCCCTCTCGGTGGAGGAAGAAATCCAGGGAAAGTTCCAGGAAGAGAACGAGAAGCTCTATTCCCTCAACGTCGAGGCGACCAAGATAACCGCCCTCTACGGAAACGCGCCCTTCCTGATAATGGGAATTGCGATGAGTGCCATGCTCTACTATGGCGGGAGGGCCATAATGGCCCAAAACCTGACCGTTGGCGAGCTTACCGCCTTTCTGACCTACATGCTCACCATGACGTGGCCGCTGAGGGCTTTGGGCTTCACGATAGGCGACATCCAGAGGAGTCTTGCCGCTGCCTCAAGGCTCTTTGAGGTGATTGATTCCGCTCCGAAACATATAGACCCGCCTGACGCTGTAGAGCTCACCAGCCCGCGCGGGGAAATAGAGTTCAGGGACGTTTACCTAACCTACCACACCGGGAAGACGGTCCTCAAAGGACTTAACCTTAAAATCCGGCCGGGCGAGAGAGTCCTAATAACCGGCCCGCCCGGTTCCGGGAAGAGCACCCTGCTGAAGCTCATAGCGCGCTTCTACGAGCCGGACAAGGGCGAAGTCTTGATTGACGGCGTGGACGTGGGGAAAATAAAGACCTCCAGCCTGAGGAAGATAGTGGCATACGTCCCGCAGGAGCCCTTCATATTCAACAGGAGCATAAGGGAGAACATAGCTTTAGCGAAGCCCGACGCGAGCCTTGAAGAGATCATCAGAGCGGCCAAAATAGCGAAGATCCACGACTTCATCTCCTCGCTTCCAGAGGGTTACGACACTGTTGTCGGCGAGAAGGGCGTAACCCTCTCCGGAGGCCAGAGGCAGAGAATCGCTCTGGCGAGGGCACTCCTCCTCGAGCCCAAGATAATCCTCCTTGATGACCCGGTCTCGAACCTCGACGCAAAGACAGAGGAGAGCCTGATTGGGGATCTTAGGGACATCCTCAAGGGCAGGACTGCAGTAATCGTCTCCCAGAGGCTCTCAATGGCCAGGCTCGCCGACAGGGTTATCGTTATGGTGGACGGTAAGGCTGTCGAGGACGGAAGCCCAGAGGAGCTCGCAAAGGCGGGGGGACTCTTCAGCGAGATGCTCGGAAGGGGTGGGTGGAATGGAAGGTAA
- a CDS encoding nicotinamide-nucleotide adenylyltransferase: protein MVKRGLFVGRFQPVHNGHIKALEFVFSQVDEVIIGVGSAQASHTLKNPFTTSERMEMLIRALDEAGLTEKRYYLIPLPDINFNAIWATYVVSMVPRFDVVFTGNSLVAQLFREKGYEVIVQPMFRKDILSATEIRRRMVEGEPWEELVPKSVAEFIREIKGCERIRMLATNLEKNEKELQAPIRIPEF from the coding sequence ATGGTTAAGCGAGGCCTCTTCGTCGGCCGCTTTCAGCCCGTCCACAACGGACACATAAAGGCGCTCGAATTCGTTTTTTCGCAGGTTGATGAAGTGATAATAGGAGTTGGAAGCGCACAGGCAAGTCACACGCTTAAAAACCCATTCACGACGAGCGAAAGGATGGAGATGCTCATAAGGGCGCTCGACGAGGCAGGCTTAACGGAGAAGAGATACTACCTCATCCCTCTGCCAGACATAAACTTCAACGCCATCTGGGCGACCTACGTGGTGAGCATGGTTCCGCGCTTCGACGTGGTCTTTACCGGAAATTCCCTGGTGGCTCAGCTCTTCCGCGAGAAGGGTTACGAAGTTATCGTCCAGCCGATGTTCAGGAAGGACATTCTATCTGCTACCGAGATAAGGAGGCGCATGGTTGAGGGGGAACCCTGGGAGGAGCTCGTCCCCAAAAGCGTTGCAGAGTTCATCAGGGAAATCAAAGGCTGTGAGAGAATACGGATGCTCGCGACTAACCTTGAGAAGAACGAGAAGGAGCTCCAGGCACCTATAAGGATTCCAGAGTTCTGA